CCAGCACCCACGAGCCCGGCTTTGAACTCAAATCCACACAGCTGACCGCAGAAAAGCATGCCATTGCGGTCGAGGCCGCCTCGCTTGTCCACGAAGGCATGGCGATCGGGCTCAGCGCAGGAACCACCACGTGGGCGCTGGCACAGGAGCTCGTCCATGGTCCCCGGATCACAGTGGTTACCAACTCGGTGCGGATTGCCGACATCTTCCATCACGGGTCATCGTCAGGGCCGGCCCGGTTCGGCTCCACGGTGATCCTGATTGGTGGCGAGCGCACGCCGTCGGACGCGCTGGTGGGGCCGATCGCCACGTCCTCGCTCAAGCAGCTTCATCTGGACGTCCTGTTCCTGGGTGTCCACGGCATGGACGCACAGGCAGGTTTCACTACCCCCAACCTGCTCGAGGCCGAAACAGACCGGGCGTTCATGGCATCGGCCCGCAGCACTGTGGTTCTCGCCGACTACAGCAAATGGGGTGTAGTCGGCATAGCCTCCATCGCCCAGTTGGAAGAAGCCGACGAGCTCATCACCGATTCAAACCTGGGTGAGGATGCCCGCCGCGTACTCGCCGAGAATGTTGCGAAGCTGAGAATCGCCGACGTCCAGGCCAAGTAGGCTCTCATA
This window of the Arthrobacter sp. StoSoilB5 genome carries:
- a CDS encoding DeoR/GlpR family DNA-binding transcription regulator produces the protein MLQAARHSAIIDAVQRERVVRVSDLAQLLGVSPMTVRRDIEALEETGRVERIHGGAKLPGDASTHEPGFELKSTQLTAEKHAIAVEAASLVHEGMAIGLSAGTTTWALAQELVHGPRITVVTNSVRIADIFHHGSSSGPARFGSTVILIGGERTPSDALVGPIATSSLKQLHLDVLFLGVHGMDAQAGFTTPNLLEAETDRAFMASARSTVVLADYSKWGVVGIASIAQLEEADELITDSNLGEDARRVLAENVAKLRIADVQAK